In the genome of Paracoccus tegillarcae, one region contains:
- a CDS encoding enoyl-CoA hydratase: protein MAYESIIVEIEDEVALIRLNRPDALNALNKQLLDELAAALTEADQNDKVRCIVLTGSEKAFAAGADIKEMADKSFVDVFTEDLFTGPTEAILRVRKPIIAAVSGYALGGGCELAMTCDFIIAAENAKFGQPEINLGVIAGIGGTQRLTRFVGKAKAMDMNLTGRFMDAAEAERSGLVSRVVPTGKVVAEALAAAQKIAEKSQISVRAAKESVNRSYETTLREGLLFERRLFNALFATEDQKEGMSAFLEKREPQFRDK, encoded by the coding sequence ATGGCTTATGAAAGCATCATCGTCGAGATCGAGGATGAGGTCGCGCTGATCCGGCTGAACCGGCCAGACGCGCTGAACGCCTTGAACAAGCAACTGCTGGACGAACTGGCTGCGGCACTGACAGAGGCAGATCAGAACGACAAGGTGCGCTGCATCGTTTTGACGGGCAGTGAAAAAGCGTTCGCCGCCGGCGCCGATATCAAGGAAATGGCCGACAAATCCTTTGTCGATGTCTTTACCGAGGATCTGTTCACCGGCCCGACCGAGGCGATCTTGCGCGTGCGCAAACCGATCATCGCCGCGGTCAGCGGTTATGCCCTGGGCGGCGGCTGCGAATTGGCCATGACCTGCGATTTCATCATCGCGGCCGAGAACGCGAAATTCGGACAGCCGGAAATCAATCTGGGCGTTATCGCCGGCATCGGCGGAACGCAGCGCCTGACCCGATTCGTCGGCAAGGCCAAGGCGATGGACATGAACCTGACCGGGCGCTTCATGGATGCGGCCGAGGCCGAGCGTTCGGGGCTGGTCAGCCGCGTCGTGCCCACCGGCAAGGTGGTCGCCGAGGCATTGGCCGCGGCGCAGAAGATCGCAGAAAAATCGCAGATTTCGGTGCGCGCGGCGAAAGAATCGGTGAACCGGTCCTATGAAACGACATTGCGCGAAGGGCTGCTGTTCGAGCGCCGCCTGTTCAATGCATTGTTCGCCACCGAGGACCAGAAAGAGGGCATGTCGGCCTTTTTGGAAAAGCGCGAGCCGCAGTTCCGCGACAAGTAG
- the rpsT gene encoding 30S ribosomal protein S20: MANTIQSKKRARQAEHRTAINKARRSRIRTFLRKVEEAIAGGNVETARDALKAAQPELMRGVTKGVYHKNTASRKISRLSSRVKAMSNS, encoded by the coding sequence ATGGCTAATACCATTCAATCCAAAAAACGCGCTCGCCAGGCCGAGCACCGCACCGCCATCAACAAGGCGCGCCGTTCGCGTATCCGCACCTTCCTGCGCAAAGTCGAAGAAGCCATCGCCGGCGGCAATGTCGAAACGGCACGCGACGCGCTTAAAGCGGCCCAGCCCGAACTGATGCGCGGCGTGACCAAAGGCGTTTATCACAAGAACACTGCATCGCGGAAAATCTCGCGGTTGTCGTCGCGTGTGAAAGCGATGTCGAACAGCTGA